Genomic DNA from uncultured Desulfuromusa sp.:
TGGATCTTCATTCGCACAAACTTTCAAGCCAGCATAAAATTACCGGGCCGCAACTCGCTTGTTTACTTGCTGTCAAGCAGGATGGTCCTCTGACTAGTGGAAATCTGGCAAAAAATGTCTACCTGAGTCCGAGTACGGTTGTCGGTATTGTCGACAGGCTTGAAGAAAAGCAACTGGTGATGCGTAAGCGCAGCAGTGAAGATCGCCGTCAGGTTCATATCTCTATAACTCCGACCGGCAAAGCTCTGGTCGCTGCCGCCCCTTCTCTGCTTCAGGATACCTTGGCAACGGCTCTGGTGGACCTTCCGGAAATTGAGCAGGTTTCCATCACTTTGGCCCTGGAAAAACTGGTTGACCTCATGGAGGCTCGCCATATCGGCGCTTCACCTCTTCTTGAGACCGGTTCGTTGACCGCAGAAGAATAATCCCTAATCTGAACTTTACTTTCGGCTGCCTTGACACAGAAGTCTCTTTCTGCTAAAACCTTTCGTATACGAAACATTCTTTGTGAAATCTTTAGTCTACTTTCTGTTTTGTCGCAATGAGGTACCGTGACTGATGCTGCAACCTTAAAACCAGCCCCTTAAGCCCGTCGCCCACTCGCGACCTTGCCCTGAGTTTTTCTTTTCCAGTAGTGCATTGCGTCGTCACATTTTTAGAACCTATAAGCCAGAGATAACTAAATAATGAGCATTTATTCAAATTGCCAACAGAAAATCGCAGAAAAGATTAGCAGTAACTCTGAAGAACTTGCATCCAAGTGGACCGATTGGCACTGGCAACTGAAGCATTCAGTGACCTGTGTTGATACGTTTGAAAAATTACTTGATATTCAACTCAACCCTCTGGAGAGGCGCAAAGTTGAATTGACCTTGAAAAAGTTCCCTCTTTCGATCACCCCTTACTATCTTTCTTTGATTGATCGTAGTGACTTTCGCAATGATCCAATTTTTCGGCAAGCGTTTCCCAGCCCGAAAGAGTTGAAGGTGGAAAAGGTGGATATGGCTGATCCTCTGGCCGAAGATCACGACAGCCCGGTGCCAGGTATCACCCACCGCTACCCGGACAGGGTTCTGTTTCATGTCAGCAACGTCTGCAGCATGTACTGTCGCCATTGTACTCGCAAACGCAAGGTCGGGGATGTCGATTCAATACCGGACCGCGAGCAAATCAGCCTCGGACTTGACTATATTCGCAACACCCCGGAAATCAGAGATGTTTTGCTGTCAGGTGGCGACCCGTTGATGCTTAATGATCTTTATCTGGACTGGATTTTGACGGAACTTGGTCAAATCGAACATGTTCAGGTCATTCGCATTGGCTCTCGTATGCCTGTCGTTTTGCCTTATAGGATTACCAATGAATTAGTCGAGATGCTGAAAAAACACCAGCCTCTCTGGCTTAATACCCATTTCAACCACCCAAGAGAAATAACCAGTTCGTCGCGACAGGCGTTGCGTAGGCTGACGGATGCCGGAATTCCTCTGGGCAATCAGTCCGTTTTGCTCGCTGGAGTTAATGATTGTCAAAGGATTATCAAATCGCTGGTACACAAGTTGGTGGAAAACCGGGTGAGACCCTACTACCTCTATCAGTGTGATCTGGCGGAAGGCTTGTCGCACTTCCGAACCCCTGTTGGTAAGGGGGTGGAGATTATGGAGAGCTTGATTGGCCATACCAGTGGTTTTGCTATTCCAACCTATGTCATCGATGCGCCGGGGGGTGGGGGCAAGATTCCTCTGAATCCCAACTATCTGATCTCTCTTTCAACCAACAAAGTTATCTTGCGCAACTATGAAGGGGTTATTACGACTTATCAGGAACCGGCGACTTATGAGGAGAAGTTCTGCGATCGACAATGTTCCGGGTGCGATTTGCAACTCAATCTGGAAGACGGAGAAGAGCGAGATGTTATCGGTATTGAAAAACTGCTTTCCGATTTTGATGAGACCATCAGTTTGACTCCGTCAGAAAATCTAAGAATGGAGCGAAGAAATGAGGACTGATGCGATTGAAACAGTTGGTAAGTCTGTTCTTCAGTATGGGCCGGAGAATGATCGGGTCTATCTGATGAAGTTAGCGGAAGAGGATCTGCCGGACATTATCACCAGTGTTGGTCGTCTTGCTACTTTGCATAACTATTCAAAAGCCTTTGTCAAAGTTCCTGAATCGGCGCAACAACTTTTTGTCGAGCATGGCTACCGGGTTGAAGCCGAAGTTCCCGGTCTGTTCAATAGGCAGGAAGATGGCTTTTTTATGGCGCGCTATTTCCATGCGGATCGATTGATTGATAATGACGCCGACAAAGTGAAGACAGTTCTTGATACAGCTCACGTTAAAGCTGAACAGCGTCGTCCGGTCGATCTCCCTGCAAACAGTATCTGTCGATTGGCAAATCCTTGCCATTGCCGGGAAATGGCTGAACTTTATCAACAGACTTTTGCCAGCTATCCATTTCCGATTCACGATCCGGAATATTTGGCATCGACCATGGTGGAAAATGTGCTTTATGCGGGAGTTTGGAAGGGAAACCAATTGCTGGCTTTAGCATCAGCTGAAATTGATCACCAGAACAGTCATGCCGAGCTGACCGACTTTGCAACTGATCCCGATTGGCGTGGTCACGGTCTGGCGAACGCTCTTCTCCAACATCTGGAAACGGAGCTGCAGCTGTCTGCAATCAAAACTTGCTACACCATTGCCCGGGCTACATCCTTCGGGATGAATATATGTTTTGCCCAGAATGGTTATCAATTTGCGGGGACTTTGGTGAAAAACACCCAGATTGCCGGCAAGCTTGAAAGTATGAACGTCTGGCATAAAAGCTTAGAGGTGGCAGGAAATGTTTAATATTTCAGCAGTGGACAACGGAAGGAAGCGGTAAATTTTATAACCTTGATAAGTGTATTCGGCAAGCTATCGATACTTCAGGGCGTGGTTTCAACGCCCTGTCGGAACTGAAAAGGAATCAAACGACAGCAGATCTCTCGATTATCCCGCTGACTGAGCCAGCGCACGACAGTAAAGAAAAAACACGGCTGAAGTTGACAACCAATGTTCAGCTTCAGAAACCCTTCAGCCCATCCGAAATACAAAAGTCATAGAACACTTCATCTAACAGAAAGATTGACAAATGAACTGGCAAGAACAACTGAAAAACTTCGTCAACACGATTGACCGTCTGGAAAAGCACATCAACTTGACTGTGGAAGAGCGCAGCGTTCTTGAGAATAACACAACCACCTGGGGGACGACCCCCTATTTTGCCTCTTTGATGGACCGGAATGATCCGAACTGCCCGATCCGCAAGCAGGTGATTCCCTCCAGTCTGGAGCAGCAGAACAGGTACGGCATGGATGATTATCTGGTCTGGAAAGAGAACCGCGCCACTGAAGAGAAGCGTCCTGACTCCATAGCCCGGCAATACAAGGACCGGGTCGCCTTTACCGTAACCCAGGCTTGTGGAGTTTATTGCCGCCACTGTTTTCGTAAGGAGCTGGTTGTTGATGGCGACCTGAAACTCGATTTTAACGTCAACGAGGGTTTGCAATGGCTGGCCGAGCATCCAGAGGTGCGGGACGTTCTGATCACGGGCGGAGATCCATTTCTTCTTGGCGACGAGCAGCTTGAATTTTTGCTCAGAAAGTTGCGCGAATTGCCACATCTTGAAATGATTCGTTTTGGAACCCGTACACCTATTGTGCTGCCGCAGCGGATTGATGCCGGGTTGAAAAAGGTGCTGGGGGGCTATCATCGGGTGCCGATCTGGATCAACACGCAGTGTAACCATCCAAAAGAGATTACCGAGGAAACAGCAAAAGCTGTGTTCGATCTGCTGAGTTGTGGTGTAAATGTCGGCAATCAGGCGGTTCTTCTCAAAGGGATTAATGATGAAGTTGACACCTTTCGTGAATTGCATCAGAAACTGCTCTCAGTGCGGATCAAACCTTATTACGTATTTTATTGTGAAGCTGCTCCCGGCATAGATCATTTCCGCACCCCGGTTGAGAAAGGTGCCGAACTGATCCGTGACGCCTTGCGTGGTCACACAACCGGGCTTGCACAACCGATGCATGTTGTTGCTACCAATATCGGCAAAATTCCGCTGATGCCTGACTACTATATTAAAGACAAAAACGGCCAGGAGTATTGCCTGCAGAACCATAAAGGAGAAAAAACGACACTTCCGAATGTTCCGGCATGAGCATTTCAGCCTGCTAAACAAGGAGCAGATTTGTGGAAATCAGGGTTCAGGGAGGCGACCTGAATAAAGCCATTAAAGTATTAAAAAGAAAGTTACAACAAGATGGGCTATATCGCGAATTACGTCAGCGCAGATTCCATGAAAAATCCAGTATTAAGCGTCGACGAAAAGCAGAAGATGCCCAGCGGCGCTTGCGGAAAAAACAAAAAAGACTCCAACAGCGGTAGTCGCAATACAAAGCGCGATGAAGAAAGCGAGATAGGAGCCCCTGTGACTGGTCCGGTAAGTATTTACGCTATTGCCGAGATGAGCAGGCGCGCTGAAGAAGGCACCTTAAAGGTCCGTAGTGAACTATTTCGAATCGGCTGTAAACCCTCTGATCTGAGTGTTCTGCGGCAGGGAGTTTATCTACAGATAAAGTGCCGGCAGCAGATTATTCTGGTGTCCCCGCAAGAGGTATTGGGAGTATTGCGCAAGATTCCACGAGGGACTGAGTTGTCGGAGGTCTTTCAGCTTGTTTTTCAGCATGCTCATCAGCTCGAGGAACAAAAACAACTGCCCCCTCGCGGGCTGGTTATAATTCTTATCAGCTTGCTGATTTTGGTGGCTTTCTTGTTTGCGCTAAATTATTTTTAGCTTACGGGTGATCGTCTGTTTTGCTGAATAAATGATCCCCAGAGGCCAGAGTTAGAGCTTTAACTGCGTTTTTACCCGGCCAAAAGCATCGATGGCAAAGCGGATGTCTTCTGCTGTTAGGGCTGCTGATATCTGCGTGCGGATTCGCGCTTTGCCTTTTGGGACAACCGGATAGGAAAATGCGACAACATAAACCCCTTCTGCCAGCATTGCTTCGGCAAACTGACCCGCGATCACGGCATCATGCAGCATGACGGGAACGATGGGATGCTCCCCGGGCAGGAGTTCAAACCCGAGATCTTCCAACCCTTTGCGAAACATAGCGGTATTTTCACGTAATTGATCTCGGAGTTGATTTGACCGGCAGACCAGATCGATTGCTTTCAATGCGCCAGCAACGGCTGGCGGTGCAACTGTATTTGAAAAAAGATAAGGACGAGAGCGCTGTCGCAACAGGTCAACAATTTCCTTGCGCGCACTGGTAAAACCTCCGCTTGCCCCACCCAGGGCTTTACCCAGGGTTCCTGTTATGATATCGACTTGTTCCATACAACCTCGATACTCCGGGGTGCCTCGGCCGCCGGCACCGATGAAACCGGTGGCATGGGAGTCATCTACGTGAACCAACGCATTGTATTTTTCCGCAAGAGTACAGATTTCATCAACCTTGGCAATAAAACCATCCATGGAAAAAACGCCATCGGTGGTAATCAGCTTGAAGCGTGCCCCATTTTTATCGGCGTCCTGTAACTGTTTTTCCAGATCGGCCATATCGCTGTTACGATAGCGATAACGCATGGCTTTGCACAGGCGCACTCCATCGATAATGCTGGCATGGTTAAGTTCGTCAGAGATGACGGCATCTTCTTCTCCCATCAGGGTTTCGAACAGACCACCGTTGGCATCAAAGCAGGATGGATAGAGGATCGTGTCTTCGGTCCCCAGAAAACGGCTGAGGCTATCCTCAAGTTGTTTATGCAGAGTCTGGGTGCCGCAAATAAAACGAACCGATGCCATGCCGAAGCCCCATTTCTCCAGAGCGAGTTTGGCTGCTGCATTCACCTCCGGGTCCTGGGCCAGGCCAAGGTAGTTGTTGGCGCAGAGATTTAAAACTTCACGGTCGCCGCTGACTCCCACGTGGGCACTCTGTGGGGAGGTGATGATGCGTTCATGTTTATACAGACCAGCTGCTTTAATGGCGTTTAACTCGGCACTGATATGGTCTTGATATTTATCGTACACAGCTTTTTTCTCCCGGGTCAGATGTGTTGAAATGTCATCAAAATTCCCAATTGAGAATTACTTTACTTGCTTCGCCGGAATTCATGGCAGCAAAACCTTGTTCAAACTCGGTATAGTTCAGGCGATGGGTGATAATCGGAGAAATATCCAGCCCGGATTCGATCATCACTGACATTTTGTACCAGGTTTCATACATCTCCCTGCCATAAATACCCTTGAGGGTAAGCATGTTGAAAATGACTATATTCCAGTCAATGGCAACATCGCTTCCCGGAATTCCCAGAAGAGCCACTTTGCCACCATGACACATATTCGCCAGCAGTTCGTTAAATGCCGAAGGATTACCGGACATTTCCAGGCCGACATCAAAACCCTCTGCCATCCCTAATTTTTTTTGTGCATCACCGATACTTTCCTGGGTGACATCGACGGTACAGGTGGCTCCGAGGGTTTTTGCCAATTCCAGACGTTGGGGGTTTATATCAGTGATGACAATGTGTCTTGCCCCGGCATGGCGACAGACTGCTGCAGCCATAGCCCCGATTGGCCCGGCACCGGTAATCAAGACATCCTCACCCAGCAGATCGTATTTCAGGGCTGTATGAACGGCGTTGCCGAAAGGATCGAACAGCGCAGCAACATCCAGATCGATCCCTGGCTGATGTTCCCAGACGTTGGACATGGGTAGAGCCAGGTATTCGGCAAAAGCTCCGGGGCGATTGACACCGATGCCACTGGTGTGGGCGCAGAGATGACGACGTCCGGCCATGCAGTTACGGCAGCGGCCGCAAACGACATGTCCTTCGCCGGAGACAATCTGGCCCGGGTTGAAATCGATGACATTGGTGCCAACGTCAACAATTTCGCCGACAAACTCATGTCCCACGATCATCGGTACAGGGATGGTTTTTTGTGACCAGGCATCCCAGTTGTAGATGTGCATATCCGTCCCGCAAATAGCGGTCCGTTTGATTTTTATAAGGACATCGTTAATGCCGATTTCCGGTATCGGCATCTCTTCCAACCACAGCCCGGGTGTTGCTTCTCTTTTAACCAGTGCCTTCATAGTGGAGTTCCCCTCAGATTATTTTTCCAGTTTTGCTTCAACGCTCTTTAATTTATCCACCATTGTCTGTTCCCGATCAACCCGGCTCCCCAGTTTGATTGTCGTGCTGATGCGTGGGGCACCGGCAGCATGAATTTCTTCATGGCAGCGGCGGATTGCAGCGAAAACCTGATCATATTCTCCTTCAATATTGGTACCATATGCATGTAAGCGGATCTTTAATCCGGCATCTTCCAGAATGTTTTGGCACATGGCAACATATTTTGAAACGGAGACTCCGACTCCGAGGGGGACAACGCAAAGATCAACAATGACTTTCATGAATTTCTCCTTTAGCGAATTATTTATTTGATTTCCAAGTATATCCTGCCAAAAGAGAATAGCCAATCAGACATTTTCTAAAGTTGCTCTCCAGAGAGAATAATCAAATAGGGATAGCCCCTTGTTGAGAGAATCTGTTACAATTCAAAGTTCTAAGTTTCACTGTTGCAGAAGCCATAATTCACAAAAACACCCATAACAGAAAGAGGTAATGATGCAAGATTGGGGACAAGGCCCATCCGGGGATGACCTGGAAAAAAAAGTCATTGAGATCGCTAATCAACTGAAAAATAAGTTCAAGTTCAATCCACAGAAAGGAATCCTTCCTTTATTGATTATTATTGCTGTTATCGCCATTTTAATCGGTGGTTCCAGCAGTATGTATAAGGTCGATACTGAAGAGACCGGGGTTGTTTTACGCTTTGGTAAATTCTCCAAATTTTCCAACCCTGGCTTACACTTTAAAATCCCCTTTGGGGTTGAACAGGTTTACCTGGTCCCAACCGGGCGCGTTCTGAAAGAAGAGTTTGGTTATAGAACGGTCACTCCGGGGATAAAAACTGTTTATACCAAGCGTGGACTGGAAGAAGAGTCTCTCACTTTGACCGGAGATTTAAATGTCAGTGATGTTGAGTGGATCGTCCAGTTTCAGGTGTCAGACCCGTTCAAATATATTTTTAAAATCAAAGATCCTATCGGGACAATTCGTGATATTGCGGAGGCTATGGTCCGTAAGACCATCGGCAATGCGGATGTGACCCAGGTTCTCACCACCGATCGGGCTTATCTTGCGGATCAGATCCAACAGTCTCTGCAGGCCACATTGACCCAATATGATATCGGGGTAAGGATCGTTACAGTTAAGTTTCAGGATGTTAACCCGCCAGAAGCAGTAAAGGACGCCTTTAACGAGGTTAACGAAGCGGAACAACAGAAAGAGAGTCTGATTTTTCAGGCTCGTGAGCAATATAACCGGGAAGTTCCAAGAGCCCGGGGTGAAGCGAAACGGACACTTCAGGAAGCACAAGGTTATGCAGTCGAACGCATCAATAAAGCCCGAGGTGAGACGAATCGTTTTGTCGCCTTGTTGACGGAATACAAAAAAGCTCCGTTTGTCACCCGGAAACGCATCCATATTGAAACGATGGAAGAGGTTTTACCAAATCTGGATGAAACTTACATTATGGATGGAAAAAACGGTGGGCTATTGCCATTGCTTCCGTTACGTAAGGCCATGGAAGGAGCAGTCAAATGAAAAAGGGATTTGTAATAATTGTTGTTATTGTTGCTATCCTGATTGCTCAGGGTGGTTTTTATATTGTTAATGAAGCAGAGCAGGCTATCGTGACCCAATTTGGTAAGCCTGTTGGTGAAGTTTCGTATCCTGGACTCCATTTCAAATTGCCGTTTATTCAGGATGTGACCCGTTTTGAAAAAAGAATTCTGAAATGGGATGGCGATCCGAACCAGATTCCAACGAAAGATAAAAAATTCATCTGGGTTGATACCACTGCTCGTTGGCGGATTACCGATCCATTGCTGTTTCTTAAAACCGTTGCGACTGAGCGGGGTGCTCTGAGCCGTCTGGATGACATCATTGATTCAGTTGTTCGTGATGCTGTTTCCGGCCACCTGTTGGTCGAACTTGTGCGTGGCGGTGATTATAAAGCAAATGGAACCGAGCGTTTTGAGGTTGATGGTGTGCAGATTCTCCCTGAAGATATGATTGGCCGCGAAGAGATTCTCAGTGGGATCCTGCTTGAGGCGAGCTCAAGCACTCCGGAATACGGAATCGAATTGATCGATGTGCAGTTCAAGCGACTTAACTATGTTGAGCAGGTGCGCGTCCGGGTTTACGAGCGGATGATTAATGAGCGGAAGAAAGTTGCTGCTCAGTATCGATCCGAAGGGGAAGGGGAAAAACTGGAAATCCTTGGAACCATGCAACGTGAACTGAAAGAAATCAGTTCTGAAGCCTATCGGAAAGCTCTGGAGTTTCGCGGTGCTGCTGATGCTGAAGCTGCTGCTATTTATGCTGAAGCATACAATCAGGACAAGGAGTTCTATACTTTCTTGCGTACGATGGAATCTTATAAAAAAACCATCACTGACAAAGGAAAGTTGATTATTTCCACCGATTCCGATTACTACAAGTATTTGAAATCATCTGAATAGAATTTTGATTTAATTCAGATCAGATCAGTCAAAAGGGTTCTCCGCCAGCGGAGAACCCTTTTGAATTTCAACAACCATTCTTTAGAATTGTCTCTTCAGTTGCCACCACCTGAATCAATCCCCACCTTGGTCGACCTCTTCCACTTCAATTTCGGAATGATTGGCGATCATCTGCTTTTTCACCTTCTTGCCGATGAAAATTGGCAGGGTGAAGCCGATGATCGCAACAACCCAAATACCAATGGCCAACGGACTGCCGACGAAAATCGACCAGTCGCCGTCCGATATCTGCAGCGCGCGACGCATGTTGACCTCCATCTCGTTGCCGAGCAGGATACCGAGGATAACCGGTACTAAAGGAAACCCAAGCTTACGTAAACCCCAGCCTGCAAAGCCGAAACCGACCATCATCATGACATCGAAGGTCGAACCGGTGAGACCGTAGATACCAACGAACGAGATCATCGCTACCGCCGGCATCAGGATCCGTGTCGGAATCAACAACACCCGGGTAAACAGGCCAACCAGGGGGAGGTTCAGGGCCAGCAGCATGAAGTTACCTATAATGAGCGCCGCGATCAGGCTCCAGACGACATCGGGGTTGTTACTGAACAACAGCGGTCCCGGGGTGATGTTGAGCTGAAGGAGCACAGCGAGCAGCACGGCGGTGGTGCCGGAACCCGGCACGCCAAGGGCCAGCATCGGCACCAGTGCCCCGGCAGCGGACGCGTTGTTGCCGACCTCAGGTGCTATGAGGCCGCGTGGATCACCCTTGCCGAAGGTCTTGCCTTCGGGGTCGACGAGGTTCTTTTCCACCGAGTAGGAGAGGAACGATCCCAGCGACGCTCCTGCCCCCGGCAGCACACCGGATAGAAAACCGATGCCGGTTGACCGTGCTATCGTGCCAATAGAACGCTTCAGCATACGGAAATCAGGCCATTTGTGCCGGCCGACCTTCGAGCGGGACTGAGCGGCAGCGCCACCCTGGTGATGTTCGATGAAGATCAGGACTTCGCTGATGGCAAACAGGCCGACAATGGCGATCAGAAAATCGATCCCGTCGTAAAGGTGGATATGGCCGAAGGTAAAGCGCTCGGAACCAGTCTGCGAATCGCTGCCGATCATCGCGATGCCCAGACCCAGTGCGGCAGCGAAGGCCGATTTCGCCTGGTTGCTGGCAGTGAGACCGCCCAGGGTGGCGAAGGCCATCGTGAACAGGGCGAAATACTCCGCCGGGCCGAACAGCAGGGCGACCTTGACCAGTTGCGGCGCCAGCAGGATCAACCCACAGGTGCCGAAGAAATCGCCGGTAAATGAGGCGACGCCGGACAGTGCCAGCGCCTCCCCCGCTTTCCCCTTCAGGGCCATCGGGTGGCCGTCGAGGCAGGTCATCATCGCCGGTTCGTCGCCGGGGATGTTGAGCAGGATCGAGCTGATCCGCCCGCCGTACATGGCGCCGTAGTAGACGCTGGTGAGCAGGATCATGGATGGGATCGGTCCGAGTCCCAGGGTGAATGCGATGGGGATAAGAATCGCCACGCCGTTGGCCGGTCCGAGTCCCGGCAACGCCCCCATGAGCGTACCGAGAAAGCAGCCGAGAAGTGCCAGCAGGAGGTTTTGGACGGAAAGGGCGATTGCGAATCCGTCAGCCAGATTTGAGAAAATTTCCATTGTCTTATCCCCTTAAAAACCGAGCGGGCCCTTGGCCAGCGACAGGCCGAGGATCAGATGAAAGACCAGGTAGATGCCCGCGGAGGTCGCGATCCCGGTGACCAGAGAACTAAGCGGCTTGGTTCCCAAACGCCATGACAGGTAAGCGGTGGCGAAGACGGTCGCAATCACGAACCCGACTTTGGATAAAGCCCAGCCATACAGAAACATCACCGCTGTGGCGAAGATGACCTCAATGAAGTTCGTCAGATTCGGCCAGTCCGGCTCTGCATCTGGACGCAGCAGGATGTACAACGAACAGATCGTTAGTACGGTCCCGACGATATAAGGAAAGGTCCGCGGACCGACGACATCAATCATAAAACTGTCGGGGATGATGGAAGTCGCCCAGAAGTAAAACGCAGCAAGCGCCAGCCCAAAAAGGCCAAATATCCGGTCGCTCATGAAATCCTCTTTTCTTCAAACGATTTGAAACAAATAAGAGGCTGCCCCATATATCAGGGCAGCCTCGATGCTCTAATTACTTGAGTATCCCGATTTCCCGAGAGAGATCGGCGATGTCCTTGATGCTCCCATTGACGAATGTGTTCATGTCTTCGCCGAAGTTGTTAAAAGGTTCGATTGCCTTGGCTTCAAGATCTTTCTGGAACGCCTCGGACTCGGTCATCTTCTGAATCGCATTTTTCCAGAACTCCTTCGCTTCAGTAGAAGCGCCCTTCGGCATGTAGAGTCCGCGCCAGTTGGCACCGATGACGTCATATCCCTGTTCCCTGGCTGTCGGAATATCAGGGAAACCCTTCAGCCGCTGAGGTGCCAGAATCGCGATAATCCGAACATCGCCAGACTCATAGAAACCGCGAAGTTCAGAAAAGTCGCCGGACATAACTTGAACCGCTCCGGAAAGTAGCCCGGTCATCGCTTCACCGCCACCGCCATAGGCAACGTACTTGAGCTGACGCACGTCCTTCAGACCGGCTTTACGAGCAACAAGCATTGGCTTGATGTGATCAAAACCGCCGACCGACGAACCGCCAGCGATAGCGACAGAACGCGGATCGGCCAAGATTGCGTCCATCACATCTTTAAGGTTTTTATATTTGGAATCTTTTTTGACGGCAAGAACGCCATACTCGGCACCAAAGGTTGCCAGCCAGTGCACGTCATCAGCGGTGGCACCCTTGAAAATGCCCTGTGCCAGACGTGCGGAGGTACTTGTTGAGGCTGCGACAATCAGGTCGTTATCGTTATTGCGCTCCCTGGTGACGTGAGCGAAGGCTACGCCGCCCCCCCCACCGGACATATTGGCAACTTGCATTGCGTTTTCGATCAGTCCCAATTGAAATAAATTCTTGGCAGTAGTGCGACAAATGAAATCCCAGCCGCCGCCCGGGCCTGCCGGGGCTATGCACTCAGGGTTTTCGGGCTCAAAGGCCAAGGTCTGACTGACCGGCAATATCAGCATTGTGGCTGCGACCAGCAGCAGAAGTTTTCCGACCCAATTCTTTTTCATTCTGTGGCTCCTTTTCGGCAGTGATTCGGTTTAAAGACCGAACGGTGAGTGAATATTTCTCTGGCTCGCTGTTGTATATGACTTAAATGTCAAACTAGTCAGT
This window encodes:
- the hflC gene encoding protease modulator HflC, which translates into the protein MKKGFVIIVVIVAILIAQGGFYIVNEAEQAIVTQFGKPVGEVSYPGLHFKLPFIQDVTRFEKRILKWDGDPNQIPTKDKKFIWVDTTARWRITDPLLFLKTVATERGALSRLDDIIDSVVRDAVSGHLLVELVRGGDYKANGTERFEVDGVQILPEDMIGREEILSGILLEASSSTPEYGIELIDVQFKRLNYVEQVRVRVYERMINERKKVAAQYRSEGEGEKLEILGTMQRELKEISSEAYRKALEFRGAADAEAAAIYAEAYNQDKEFYTFLRTMESYKKTITDKGKLIISTDSDYYKYLKSSE
- a CDS encoding tripartite tricarboxylate transporter permease — encoded protein: MEIFSNLADGFAIALSVQNLLLALLGCFLGTLMGALPGLGPANGVAILIPIAFTLGLGPIPSMILLTSVYYGAMYGGRISSILLNIPGDEPAMMTCLDGHPMALKGKAGEALALSGVASFTGDFFGTCGLILLAPQLVKVALLFGPAEYFALFTMAFATLGGLTASNQAKSAFAAALGLGIAMIGSDSQTGSERFTFGHIHLYDGIDFLIAIVGLFAISEVLIFIEHHQGGAAAQSRSKVGRHKWPDFRMLKRSIGTIARSTGIGFLSGVLPGAGASLGSFLSYSVEKNLVDPEGKTFGKGDPRGLIAPEVGNNASAAGALVPMLALGVPGSGTTAVLLAVLLQLNITPGPLLFSNNPDVVWSLIAALIIGNFMLLALNLPLVGLFTRVLLIPTRILMPAVAMISFVGIYGLTGSTFDVMMMVGFGFAGWGLRKLGFPLVPVILGILLGNEMEVNMRRALQISDGDWSIFVGSPLAIGIWVVAIIGFTLPIFIGKKVKKQMIANHSEIEVEEVDQGGD
- a CDS encoding tripartite tricarboxylate transporter TctB family protein, producing the protein MSDRIFGLFGLALAAFYFWATSIIPDSFMIDVVGPRTFPYIVGTVLTICSLYILLRPDAEPDWPNLTNFIEVIFATAVMFLYGWALSKVGFVIATVFATAYLSWRLGTKPLSSLVTGIATSAGIYLVFHLILGLSLAKGPLGF
- a CDS encoding tripartite tricarboxylate transporter substrate-binding protein, with translation MKKNWVGKLLLLVAATMLILPVSQTLAFEPENPECIAPAGPGGGWDFICRTTAKNLFQLGLIENAMQVANMSGGGGGVAFAHVTRERNNDNDLIVAASTSTSARLAQGIFKGATADDVHWLATFGAEYGVLAVKKDSKYKNLKDVMDAILADPRSVAIAGGSSVGGFDHIKPMLVARKAGLKDVRQLKYVAYGGGGEAMTGLLSGAVQVMSGDFSELRGFYESGDVRIIAILAPQRLKGFPDIPTAREQGYDVIGANWRGLYMPKGASTEAKEFWKNAIQKMTESEAFQKDLEAKAIEPFNNFGEDMNTFVNGSIKDIADLSREIGILK